A stretch of Salvelinus namaycush isolate Seneca chromosome 42, SaNama_1.0, whole genome shotgun sequence DNA encodes these proteins:
- the LOC120034781 gene encoding GTPase IMAP family member 9-like translates to MTEQNKEVRIVLVGKIGSGKSATGNAILGRKAFESKMSAISVTSSSKKKRGEVGGQHVAVIDTPGLFDTKLTQEEALKEISQCLLFSAPGPHVFLVVLKLGGFTEEQQNIVKMIQKLFGDEASKYTMVVFTHGDLLDDVTIEDFLHGNPKLESFIAKCNGGYHVFKNKDQNPSQVTELLEKINKMVKVNGGSHYTTEMFQEAERAIEEEKNRILRENEEKIRREREELKAKFEGVCLREEVEKLGIKQEREARKNAEKFNNMRTGAGIGVALGTFGGPIGMSVGAAVGVAVGAGVNACSTQ, encoded by the exons ATGACTG AACAAAATAAAGAGGTCCGGATTGTTCTGGTTGGGAAGATTGGATCTGGGAAGAGCGCAACAGGAAACGCCATCCTGGGGAGAAAAGCGTTTGAATCCAAAATGTCCGCTATTTCTGTGACATCCTCAAGTaaaaagaaaagaggagaggtgggagggCAACATGTAGCTGTCATCGACACACCTGGCTTGTTTGACACCAAGTTAACACAGGAGGAGGCACTGAAAGAGATCTCACAGTGCCTGCTTTTCTCCGCTCCTGGTCCCCATGTGTTCCTGGTTGTGCTCAAGCTGGGAGGATTCACTGAAGAGCAGCAGAACATTGTGAAGATGATCCAGAAACTATTTGGTGATGAAGCATCGAAATACACCATGGTTGTCTTCACACATGGAGACCTTCTTGATGATGTAACAATTGAAGACTTCCTGCATGGAAATCCCAAACTGGAAAGTTTCATTGCCAAATGTAATGGGGGATATCATGTCTTCAAAAACAAAGATCAGAATCCCTCCCAGGTCACTGAGCTGCTTGAGAAGATAAACAAGATGGTGAAGGTGAATGGAGGAAGCCACTACACCACTGAGATGTTCCAGGAGGCTGAGAGAGCGATTGAAGAGGAGAAGAACAGGATCCTGAGAGAGAATGAAGAGAAGATacgcagagagagggaagaactGAAGGCAAAGTTTGAAGGAGTGTGTCTAAGAGAAGAAGTAGAGAAGCTGGGGATAAAACAGGAAAGAGAAGCTAGAAAGAATGCTGAGAAATTTAACAACATGAGAACAGGTGCTGGAATTGGAGTGGCTTTGGGAACATTTGGAGGCCCAATTGGTATGTCAGTTGGTGCAGCAGTGGGAGTTGCAGTGGGAGCTGGTGTAAATGCATGCAGTACTCAATGA